GCCCCGGGCACTGCCTACGCCGCCCATGCTGGCGTAACCGTGGGACCAGAAGGAAGATTGGTTATACTCGCTGACGGCATTGACGCCTAGCGGGCTGGTGAAGGTGCGCTGAGTAAGACTGCCTGAGGTGTTGAAGGCTTTTAGGAAAGGCTGATCACTATTGGCGATGCTGAGCTTCCCCGGATACATCGGGGAGACACGCTCCCATTGGGCGCTGGGCAGGCCGATCCAGAAGTCCAGACCGAGCGGGCTGCCGAGGGTTTCGCGGAAGTATTCGCCCAGGGAGTCCACTCCGGTGATGCGGCGGACGACTTCGTCCATGAGGAAACCAAAGGTGCGGGCGTGGTAGCCCTGGCGAGTGCCGGGTTCCCAGAGCGGCACTTGTTTTTCCAGCGCGGCGATGACTTCCTCGTAATTGAAGATGGGCACCCGCTCATCGAGGGCGCAGAGCCCGGCCGTGTGAGAGAGCAGGTGCGCGAAGTGCATGGTGGATTTTCCCCCGCCGACGAACTCGGGCCAGACCTCGGCCACGGGGCAGTCCAGCGGCAGATTCGCCTCTTCCAGTGCCATGAGACAGCAGAGGGCAGCAGGGGCCTTCGTGGCGGAGAAAACCGGGGCAAGCGTCTCCGCATCCCAGGGGCGGGTGCACTGCCGGTCACACCAGCCGTGGGAAAGGGATAGCACCTCCACGCCATGCTGCCAGATGGACACCGACGCCCCGAGCTCTCCACGGCTGCGGAAATTTTCCTCAAACCAGGAGGTGACGGCTTGGTGAGCGGTGAGAGAGATCGAGGGCATCGTTAGGTGATTTCCAGTCGGGGGCGGAGGCGGTCTAAGTCGGGGTCTTTGCGAGCATGTCGGCGCAGGCTGCCATCCATTTCAAAGGATTGTTTGAGCAGGGGCAGGGCCTTGTCGTCCTCCCCCAGGCAGGCAAGGTAGCAGCCTTTGTTATAATAATAGACGGGCTTGGTGCGTAGTGCGGCGGGACCACGGTCCAGCAGGTCCAGCGCCTCGGC
The DNA window shown above is from Prosthecobacter debontii and carries:
- a CDS encoding serine hydrolase domain-containing protein; this translates as MPSISLTAHQAVTSWFEENFRSRGELGASVSIWQHGVEVLSLSHGWCDRQCTRPWDAETLAPVFSATKAPAALCCLMALEEANLPLDCPVAEVWPEFVGGGKSTMHFAHLLSHTAGLCALDERVPIFNYEEVIAALEKQVPLWEPGTRQGYHARTFGFLMDEVVRRITGVDSLGEYFRETLGSPLGLDFWIGLPSAQWERVSPMYPGKLSIANSDQPFLKAFNTSGSLTQRTFTSPLGVNAVSEYNQSSFWSHGYASMGGVGSARGLGKFYAMLAQGGTWNGVRYVSESILRQFSHTLSQEDDSVLITPIAFAAGVMQDPLDPDPRTDGGKMRQHYGPSLTAYGHPGAGGCLAFADPENGISLAYVMNQMEVGALPGPKVLGMVESLYGM